From Scatophagus argus isolate fScaArg1 chromosome 2, fScaArg1.pri, whole genome shotgun sequence, a single genomic window includes:
- the LOC124068901 gene encoding adhesion G protein-coupled receptor L1-like isoform X3, with product MATSLWFLGVCALILAHVAPSGQAMSRAAMPFGLLRRELACEGYPIELRCPGSDVVMVETANYGRTDDKICDADPFQMENTQCYLPDALKIMAQRCNNRTQCVVVAGVDVFPDPCPGTYKYLEIQYECVPYKVDQKVFVCPGSLLSIQPASSLLEAEHQSGAWCKDPLQAGDRLYVMPWTPYRTEVLYEYASWDDYRQNRVTTTYKLPSRVDGTGFVVYDGAVFYNKERTRNLVKYDLRTRIKSGEAVVVNANYHDTSPYRWGGKSDIDLAVDENGLWVIYSTEANNGRIVVSQVNPYTLRFEGTWATGFDKRGASNAFMACGVLYAVRSIFQDDEGQAEGRVGSDMVVYAYDTSRGQELPVQIPFPNPYQYISSIDYNPRDNQLYVWNNYYVLRYPLQFTPPPPTKGPLSSLMTTVRSYTATVALTPVRPSASHPIGVINRGPFDQRPITAMVPLTPRPPLRVPLAPGGPGQVGGCEGRVARGVQWPPTLKGETVERPCPKGSLGIASYQCMQSPVGWSSRGPDLSNCTSPWVSQIAQKIKSGENAANIAGELVNLTRGRIYAGDVSMSVRLIEQLLDILDSQLQALRPANKESAARNYNKLQKRERTCRAYVQAVVQTVDNLLGPEALVSWADMSNVDQSRSASLLLDAVEKGAFLLANNLYEGRFSDRAPNVDLEVYVLNTEADIQDLTFPHSYDSDSILQISALALQQYSNNGQVKLVLTLYKNLGSFLTTQNSTLQLALGLGQGSDARRRSLVVNSHVISASVHRGSNRVYLSEPVIFTLRHLQLENHFGPNCSFWNASGVSGSGMWSMQGCRLLHTNNTHTTCACNHLSSYAVLMTYQQPAFGVGVEELLVYVVSWVGISVALVCLATCLTTLCCQGAAWHTDHSTIHCNLWANLLITELLFLVGAKKTQYTVVCSITAGLLHFSLLSVFCWLCLEGVELYLLQREVFEGRNSRRKYFYLCGYSIPGLVVAVSAAIDFRGYGSNTACWLRTDNYFIWSFLGPVALILTLNLVILVMTLHKMHGTAALKPDSSRHDNLRAWAVGSLTLLFLQSVTWSSGLMFLSAPSLLLAYLFSSLNTAQALLITILHCTLARKGQKDYGRCLRLSQCCVTSSSSSPDSVKGAALRSNSRYTSSQSRRATANRQSRIRRMWNDTVRRQTESSFIAADVNNTPTLNRAALGNHFLTNPVLQTHTGASPYDTMLAQGYNQPFTSTEGSVSQSQESCGLDSVCLNGGYTPNTFTLHGLGTTPGSRAGVVGSTDLLREGGVGIGGDDISPALLTTHGATDLGSGTGMRRNLSDAAALEKMIISELVQSNLRPSVPMPVPPERYGSLARPHHHDRAALTHTATLTRHTQPPQEGWAATTQSNTRHNAQEGWPLTRHHTQDAEAPSTTRGQDHATTPRLQDGWSHSHISGDSESREPLKDGDRSLQGTLGRRGLQDRQQARPPDVQARPYSTLSRNPGTLSRHRNTVEPSGGTDRDRDRERERDRYRDRPLPPPPPPPPQDSEPLYKALEEPLLMKQREAGVETWRGGQDREKDETFLLKRDRMMDEWRGGTERGRDESFTSQKRDGEMDEWRGGMERGREESHLLEKRGGRMEVWRGGAETEQEETFITQKKDFGIDGWRGGMEREKDESIFLKDRDGWRAGIERETEKQKDRALDVWRGGMAIDREESFLFESKDGGLDAKKRGSIRYHGEREDSESFALPLTPDLDLDPDSSPIYGRDSNPSPLYPGDRRSPPLSIFPRSSPPTNIFAPRDTNSPPNNLYSRHSPQMYSRSSSPPRFYTRTSPPTLSYPDSSPEGPEEVSPTGQPQRPALELPYSLGRPPLGPRPNHLQTFYQPPPLASNGEAVYTAEHASEGDDGQMQRVTSL from the exons ATGGCTACGTCACTGTGGttcctgggtgtgtgtgcgctcatTTTGGCTCACGTTGCCCCCTCTGGCCAAG CTATGTCCCGGGCCGCGATGCCTTTCGGGCTGCTGCGCAGGGAGCTGGCGTGCGAGGGTTACCCCATAGAGCTACGGTGCCCTGGAAGTGACGTGGTTATGGTGGAGACCGCCAACTATGGACGCACTGATGACAAGATCTGTGACGCAGACCCCtttcaaatggaaaacacacagtgttacCTCCCTGACGCGCTAAAGATTATGGCCCAgag GTGTAACAACAGGACTCAGTGTGTGGTGGTTGCAGGGGTTGACGTCTTCCCAGACCCCTGTCCTGGAACATACAAGTACCTGGAGATCCAGTATGAGTGCGTCCCATACA AAGTGGACCAAAAAG TTTTCGTGTGTCCTGGCTCACTGCTCAGCATCCAGCCGGCCTCCTCTCTCTTGGAGGCAGAGCATCAGTCGGGAGCTTGGTGTAAGGACCCGCTGCAGGCTGGTGACAGGCTGTATGTCATGCCGTGGACGCCATATAGAACAGAAGTGCTGTATGAGTATGCCTCCTGGGACGATTACCGTCAGAACAGAGTCACCACCACCTATAA GTTGCCTAGCCGCGTGGACGGTACAGGCTTTGTTGTATACGACGGTGCCGTGTTTTACAACAAGGAGCGCACACGCAATCTGGTCAAGTACGACCTGCGGACACGCATCAAGAGCGGTGAGGCAGTGGTGGTCAATGCCAACTACCATGACACCTCACCTTACCGCTGGGGAGGGAAGTCAGACATTGATCTGGCAGTAGATGAGAACGGCCTTTGGGTGATCTACTCTACCGAAGCCAATAATGGACGCATTGTGGTCAGCCAG GTGAATCCATACACCCTGCGCTTTGAGGGTACATGGGCCACCGGTTTTGACAAGCGTGGGGCGAGCAACGCGTTCATGGCCTGTGGTGTGCTCTACGCTGTGCGCTCTATCTTCCAGGATGATGAGGGGCAGGCGGAGGGCAGAGTAGGCAGCGACATGGTGGTTTATGCCTATGACACCAGCCGTGGACAGGAACTGCCCGTTCAAATACCATTCCCCAACCCTTACCAGTACATCTCCTCCATAGACTACAACCCCAGAGACAACCAGCTGTATGTGTGGAATAACTACTATGTGCTGAGATACCCGCTACAGTTCACACCGCCACCGCCCACGAAAG gtcccctctcctctcttatGACAACAGTTCGCTCCTACACGGCTACAGTCGCACTGACCCCAGTGCGCCCGTCGGCATCCCATCCAATTGGTGTCATCAACCGAGGACCCTTTGATCAGAGGCCGATCACAGCTATGGTCCCTCTGACCCCTCGTCCACCTCTGCGTGTCCCCTTGGCTCCCGGGGGCCCTGGTCAGGTGGGAGGATGTGAGGGCCGGGTGGCACGAGGGGTGCAGTGGCCACCCACCCTGAAGGGAGAAACAGTGGAGAGGCCCTGTCCTAAAGGGTCACTGG gtaTAGCTTCCTATCAGTGCATGCAGTCTCCAGTGGGTTGGAGCTCCAGAGGGCCTGACCTTTCCAACTGCACTTCTCCATGGGTCAGCCAAATTGCACAGAAG ATTAAAAGCGGAGAGAATGCAGCCAACATTGCCGGAGAGTTGGTCAATCTGACACGGGGGAGGATCTATGCCGGTGATGTCAGCATGTCCGTCAGGCTGATTGAACAGCTATTGGACATCTTGGACTCCCAGCTTCAGGCCTTGAGACCAGCCAATAAAGAGTCAGCAGCACGCAATTACAACAAG ctgcagaaaagGGAACGCACATGCAGAGCTTACGTTCAG gCGGTCGTTCAGACAGTTGATAACCTGCTGGGTCCTGAGGCTCTGGTGTCCTGGGCAGATATGAGCAATGTTGACCAGTCCCGCTCAGCATCGCTGTTGTTAGACGCAGTAGAAAAAGGAGCGTTTCTATTAGCTAACAATCTCTATGAAGGCCGCTTTAGTGACAGGGCACCAAATGTTG atcTGGAGGTGTATGTACTAAATACAGAGGCAGACATACAAGACCTGACGTTCCCTCACTCTTACGACAGCGACAGCATCTTGCAGATTTCAGCACTGGCTCTGCAACAGTACAGCAACAATG GCCAGGTGAAGCTGGTTCTTACTCTCTATAAGAACCTGGGCTCTTTCCTGACCACCCAAAACTCCACACTGCAACTTGCTCTGGGGCTAGGCCAGGGATCCGATGCCAGGCGTAGGAGCCTGGTGGTCAACTCACATGtcatctctgcctctgtgcaCAGAGGATCCAACAGAGTGTACCTGTCTGAGCCAGTGATCTTCACTCTCAGGCACCTGCAG CTGGAGAACCACTTTGGCCCCAACTGCTCTTTCTGGAATGCATCAGGGGTCTCTGGGAGTGGCATGTGGTCTATGCAGGGTTGCCGCCTGTTacacaccaacaacacacacacaacctgcgCCTGCAACCACTTGTCCAGCTATGCTGTCCTGATGACGTATCAGCAACCTGCT ttTGGAGTTGGTGTAGAGGAGCTTCTCGTCTATGTGGTTTCCTGGGTCGGCATCTCTGTAGCATTGGTGTGTCTGGCCACCTGCCTTACCACTCTGTGCTGCCAGGGGGCAGCATGGCACACAGACCACAGCACCATCCACTGCAACCTGTGGGCCAACCTGCTCATCACTGAGCTGCTCTTCCTTGTTGGTGCCAAGAAGACTCAGTATACA GTGGTGTGCTCTATCACTGCTGGCCTGCTGCACTTCTCACTTCTCTCAGTGTTTTGCTGGTTGTGTCTGGAGGGCGTGGAACTTTACTTGCTGCAGCGGGAGGTATTTGAGGGCCGTAACTCCAGGAGGAAGTATTTCTACCTGTGTGGCTACTCTATTCCTGGCCTGGTGGTGGCCGTGTCCGCAGCCATAGACTTCAGAGGCTATGGCTCAAACACTGC gtgctgGCTGCGAACAGACAATTACTTCATCTGGAGTTTCCTTGGACCTGTTGCTCTCATTTTGACG TTGAACCTGGTTATCTTGGTGATGACTTTACATAAGATGCATGGCACTGCTGCTTTGAAGCCAGACTCCAGTCGCCATGACAATCTGAG GGCATGGGCGGTGGGCTCCCTGACACTGCTCTTCCTGCAGAGCGTCACCTGGTCCTCAGGCCTGATGTTCCTGTCTGCTCCGTCTCTCCTCCTGGCTtacctcttctcctccctcaaCACGGCCCAGGCCCTCCTGATTACCATACTGCACTGCACCCTCGCCAGGAag GGTCAGAAGGATTATGGCAGATGCCTGCGTCTCTCGCAGTGCTGCGTCACTTCCTCTTCCAGCTCTCCGGACTCAGTAAAGGGTGCTGCCCTACGCTCCAACAGCCGTTACACCAGCAGCCAGAGTCGGAGAGCTACAGCTAACAGACAG AGTCGTATCAGGAGGATGTGGAATGACACCGTTCGCAGACAGACTGAATCTTCTTTCATAGCTGCAGACGTTAACAATACTCCCACTCTTAACAGAG CTGCGTTGGGGAACCATTTTCTTACTAATCCAGTGTTGCAAACTCATACTGGAGCCTCTCCCTATGACACAATGCTGGCCCAGGGATACAATCAACCCTTCACCTCCACAG AGGGTAGTGTGTCCCAGAGCCAGGAGTCCTGTGGACTGGACAGTGTATGTCTCAATGGAGGCTACACTCCCAACACCTTCACCCTGCATGGGTTGGGAACCACACCTGGGTCCCGAGCTGGAGTGGTGGGCAGCACTGATCttctgagggagggaggagttgGAATTGGAGGGGATGACATCTCCCCAGCCCTCCTTACCACCCACGGGGCCACAGATCTGGGCAGTGGTACTGGAATGCGTCGTAATCTGTCTGATGCAGCTGCACTGGAAAAGATGATCATCTCAGAACTAGTGCAGAGCAACCTGAGGCCCTCAGTTCCCATGCCTGTCCCTCCTGAACGCTACGGAAGCCTGGCAAGGCCTCACCACCATGACAGGGCGGCTCTCACCCACACTGCCACTTTAACTCGACACACACAGCCACCCCAAGAGGGCTGGGCTGCCACCACGCAGTCAAACACACGACACAACGCACAAGAGGGCTGGCCACTTACAAGGCACCACACACAAGATGCTGAGGCACCATCCACAACACGTGGACAAGATCATGCCACCACACCACGCTTACAAGATGGTTGGTCACACTCACATATTTCTGGAGATTCTGAGTCCCGCGAGCCTCTTAAAGATGGGGATCGGTCGTTACAAGGCACTCTGGGCCGCCGTGGGCTCCAGGACAGGCAGCAAGCACGTCCCCCTGATGTTCAGGCTCGGCCCTACTCCACCCTGAGCCGCAATCCCGGTACCCTGTCCCGCCACCGCAACACCGTGGAGCCAAgtggagggacagacagagacagagacagggagagagaaagggatcGGTACCGGGACAGGCCcctcccaccacctcctccccctcccccacaaGATTCTGAGCCCCTGTACAAGGCTCTGGAAGAGCCGCTACtgatgaaacagagagaggcaggTGTAGAGACATGGAGAGGCGGccaggacagagagaaggacGAGACATTTCTcttaaaaagagacagaatgatggatgaatggaggggaggaacagagagagggagggatgagtCTTTTACCTCTcagaagagagatggagaaatggatgaatggagaggtggaatggagagagggagggaggaatcTCATCTGCTGGAGAAGAGAGGTGGAAGGATGGAGGTGTGGcgaggaggagcagagacagagcaggaagagaCATTTATAACGCAGAAGAAAGATTTTGGGATTGACGGATGGAGAGGtggaatggagagagagaaagatgaatcCATATTTTTAAAGGacagggatggatggagagcGGGAATTGAACGAGAGACTGAGAAACAGAAGGACAGAGCACTGGATGTGTGGAGGGGAGGGATGGCTATAGACAGGGAGGAATCTTTCCTGTTTGAGAGCAAAGACGGAGGACTTGACGCGAAGAAAAGAGGATCTATTCGTTATCATGGCGAACGAGAGGATTCTGAAAGCTTTGCTCTGCCTTTGACCCCTGACCTCGACCTTGACCCTGACTCCTCACCCATATATGGCAGAGATTCGAACCCGTCACCGCTCTACCCTGGAGATCGACGCTCGCCACCGCTCAGCATCTTCCCACGAAGCTCTCCCCCCACCAATATCTTTGCTCCTCGAGACACTAACTCACCTCCGAACAACCTCTACTCCCGCCACTCCCCCCAGATGTACAGCCGAAGCAGCTCCCCTCCTCGCTTCTACACCCGCACTTCCCCTCCAACCCTCTCGTACCCCGACAGCAGCCCTGAAGGTCCGGAAGAGGTCAGCCCCACTGGCCAGCCCCAGCGTCCCGCCCTGGAACTTCCCTACAGCCTGGGGAGACCCCCCCTGGGCCCTCGGCCCAATCACCTGCAGACCTTCTACCAGCCACCACCGCTGGCATCCAATGGAGAGGCAGTGTACACAGCAGAGCACGCCTCTGAGGGAGACGACGGACAGATGCAGCGAGTGACAAGCCTGTGA